A stretch of Deltaproteobacteria bacterium DNA encodes these proteins:
- a CDS encoding shikimate kinase yields MARLILTGFMATGKTEVGRLLARRLGRPFVDTDGLIEAAARRSVAQIFATDGEAHFRALERHAVEEACAVPDAIIATGGGTLVDAENHRRLAAAGPVVCLTASPEEIARRVGDVSSRPLLVGHNGDRLARIRTLLAERAPAYALATHTVDTSGLTVEQVAERVQALVAGR; encoded by the coding sequence GTGGCCCGTCTCATCCTGACCGGCTTCATGGCGACCGGGAAGACCGAGGTCGGCCGGCTGCTCGCGCGCCGGCTCGGCCGCCCGTTCGTCGACACCGACGGGCTCATCGAGGCCGCGGCTCGGCGCTCCGTCGCGCAGATCTTCGCCACCGACGGCGAGGCGCATTTCCGGGCGCTCGAGCGCCATGCGGTCGAGGAAGCGTGCGCCGTCCCCGACGCGATCATCGCCACCGGGGGCGGCACGCTGGTCGACGCCGAGAACCACCGCCGCCTGGCGGCAGCGGGGCCGGTGGTCTGCCTGACCGCCTCGCCCGAGGAGATCGCCCGCCGGGTGGGCGACGTCTCGAGCCGCCCGCTCCTGGTCGGCCACAACGGGGACCGGCTCGCGCGCATCCGGACGCTGCTCGCCGAGCGCGCGCCGGCCTACGCGCTCGCCACGCACACGGTCGACACCTCCGGCCTCACCGTCGAGCAG